The Catenuloplanes niger genome includes a window with the following:
- a CDS encoding glycosyl hydrolase family 95 catalytic domain-containing protein has protein sequence MDLHTDHSPAREWEHAMISGNGRQGLLFWGGPDAIHLTLSHERLFLPVAEPLPPPDTAAILPELRGLLAERRFAAAADRVCAHAAATEPGYADVRWVDPLVGAATITFTPATTTGDGGGPPAAGAVGYARSTDFATGVVTQSWGDVVCAAFVSRADDVVVFRVSGADGALAIAPVDGVPECPVRTTVDGLSLVATFPAADWPGALAGYRVECRVSRDAGGLLLLARTVIAGSAVPPWPVRGFEELLAVHVAVHGELYHRFRLDLSGDRTETLVNACRYAAISASGELPPTLQGVWSGGYRPPWRSAYTLDGNLPAAVAGFAPTDTPELLEPVLRMAEDRRPDMRVNARRLYGVDGLLAPVHQSSHALVNHFGPRWCQTFWTAGAAWLARLFAEFYEHTGDEVFLRERAVPFLAEVADFHLGFVTVTDGRARFAPSYSPENAPSNTGSQACVDATMDVAATAGLLRDLLRFAPADPRAARWRSLLAALPAYRVDADGLLAEWVDPGLADAPGHRHASHLYPLWYGGDPAFGDPAVRAAAARAIRARLAWWDGQEADEMAYGLAQLGIAAARLGLAAEAYGALTRLAGRYFRPSLVPTHNRGEIFNVDVAGALPALVASMLVRSGGGRVDLLPALPAAWPRGAVSGLLARGPVRIVRMSWSPAGLEATLTAPRRVRTVVGLPNNTSVQVDLFPGTETLVKC, from the coding sequence ATGGATCTTCACACGGATCACTCCCCGGCGCGCGAGTGGGAACACGCGATGATCTCCGGGAACGGCCGGCAGGGGCTGCTGTTCTGGGGCGGGCCGGACGCGATCCATCTGACGCTGTCGCACGAGCGCTTGTTCCTGCCGGTCGCCGAGCCGCTGCCGCCGCCGGACACGGCCGCGATCCTGCCGGAGTTGCGCGGGTTGCTGGCGGAGCGCCGGTTCGCGGCGGCCGCGGACCGGGTCTGCGCGCACGCGGCCGCGACGGAACCGGGTTACGCGGACGTGCGCTGGGTCGACCCGCTGGTCGGCGCCGCCACTATCACCTTCACCCCGGCGACGACGACCGGCGACGGCGGCGGTCCGCCGGCGGCCGGTGCGGTGGGGTACGCGCGGAGCACCGACTTCGCGACCGGGGTGGTCACCCAGTCCTGGGGTGACGTGGTGTGTGCGGCGTTCGTGTCCCGGGCCGACGACGTGGTCGTGTTCCGGGTGTCGGGCGCGGACGGTGCGCTGGCGATCGCCCCGGTCGACGGCGTCCCGGAGTGCCCGGTGCGCACCACGGTCGACGGCCTGTCGCTGGTCGCGACCTTCCCGGCCGCGGACTGGCCGGGTGCGCTCGCCGGGTACCGGGTGGAGTGCCGGGTGTCCCGCGACGCCGGCGGCCTGCTGTTGCTGGCGCGCACCGTGATCGCCGGCTCCGCCGTACCCCCGTGGCCGGTGCGGGGTTTCGAGGAGTTGCTGGCCGTGCACGTCGCGGTGCACGGGGAGTTGTATCACCGGTTTCGTCTTGATTTGTCCGGCGATCGGACGGAGACGCTGGTGAACGCGTGCCGGTATGCGGCGATCTCCGCGTCGGGTGAGTTGCCGCCGACGTTGCAGGGCGTGTGGAGCGGCGGTTACCGGCCGCCGTGGCGCAGCGCGTACACGCTGGACGGGAATCTGCCGGCCGCGGTCGCGGGGTTCGCGCCGACGGACACGCCGGAGCTGCTGGAGCCGGTGCTGCGGATGGCGGAGGACCGGCGGCCGGACATGCGGGTGAACGCGCGCCGCCTGTACGGCGTGGACGGCCTGCTGGCGCCGGTGCATCAGAGCTCGCACGCGCTGGTGAACCATTTCGGCCCGCGCTGGTGCCAGACGTTCTGGACCGCGGGTGCGGCGTGGCTGGCGCGGTTGTTCGCCGAGTTCTACGAGCACACCGGCGACGAGGTGTTCCTGCGGGAGCGGGCGGTGCCGTTCCTGGCCGAGGTCGCGGACTTCCACCTGGGTTTCGTCACGGTGACGGACGGCCGGGCGCGGTTCGCCCCGTCGTACTCGCCGGAGAACGCGCCGTCGAACACGGGTTCGCAGGCGTGCGTGGACGCGACGATGGACGTCGCCGCGACGGCCGGCCTGCTCCGGGATCTGCTGCGGTTCGCGCCGGCGGATCCGCGGGCGGCGCGCTGGCGGTCGCTGCTGGCGGCGCTGCCGGCGTACCGGGTCGACGCGGACGGTCTGCTGGCCGAGTGGGTGGATCCGGGTCTGGCGGACGCGCCGGGGCACCGGCATGCGAGTCATCTGTATCCGCTCTGGTACGGCGGTGATCCCGCGTTCGGTGATCCGGCGGTGCGGGCGGCGGCGGCGCGGGCGATCCGCGCGCGGCTGGCGTGGTGGGACGGGCAGGAGGCGGACGAGATGGCCTACGGTCTGGCGCAGCTCGGCATCGCCGCGGCCCGGCTGGGTCTGGCGGCGGAGGCGTACGGTGCGCTGACCCGGCTGGCCGGTCGCTATTTCCGGCCGTCGCTGGTGCCGACGCACAACCGCGGCGAGATTTTCAACGTGGACGTCGCGGGTGCGTTGCCGGCGCTGGTCGCGTCGATGCTGGTCCGGTCCGGCGGGGGGCGGGTGGATCTGTTGCCGGCGCTGCCGGCGGCCTGGCCGCGTGGTGCGGTGTCCGGGCTGCTGGCTCGCGGCCCGGTCCGGATCGTCCGGATGTCCTGGTCCCCGGCCGGTCTGGAGGCGACGCTGACCGCTCCGCGCCGGGTGCGGACGGTCGTCGGCCTGCCGAACAACACATCCGTACAGGTCGATTTATTTCCCGGCACGGAAACGCTCGTGAAGTGTTGA
- a CDS encoding LacI family DNA-binding transcriptional regulator has protein sequence MAEVSVPAQGGPSDEDRPAPGRRTTGRRAAGKRPDMVTITDVAKHAGVAVSTVSYVLSGKRAISAITRERVLASIRTLGYHPHAGARALASRRSNVIALVLPLRTGMHLPVLMQFATAVVTTARQYDHDVLLVTADEGPHGLRRIAASAMVDGIVLMDVEMRDPRVPLLHDLERPSVLIGFPADAGGLTCVDLDFYRAGAACVEHLVALGHRSLALLGAPAVVYERDTGYARRTRSGFLETARRHGAAAIAQPCEETYPAVRDGLARLLAERPDLTGLVVHNEAAVAHVLAALPALGRRVPRDMSVVAICPDELAERSDPALSSVLIPAEEVGRQAVSLLISKVEGEPVPDATLLDPRLTARASTASARPAISLSAGLDG, from the coding sequence GTGGCTGAGGTCTCCGTACCCGCACAGGGCGGCCCGTCCGACGAGGACCGGCCGGCACCCGGGCGGCGCACCACCGGCCGCCGCGCCGCCGGGAAACGACCGGACATGGTCACCATCACCGACGTGGCCAAGCACGCCGGCGTCGCGGTCAGCACCGTGTCCTACGTGCTCAGCGGCAAACGCGCGATCTCCGCGATCACCCGGGAGCGCGTCCTGGCCAGCATCCGCACGCTCGGGTACCACCCGCACGCCGGCGCCCGCGCGCTCGCCAGCCGCCGCTCCAACGTGATCGCGCTGGTCCTGCCGCTGCGCACCGGCATGCACCTGCCGGTCCTCATGCAGTTCGCCACCGCGGTCGTCACCACCGCCCGGCAGTACGACCACGACGTCCTGCTGGTCACCGCGGACGAGGGACCGCACGGGCTGCGCCGGATCGCCGCGTCCGCCATGGTCGACGGCATCGTGCTGATGGACGTGGAGATGCGCGACCCGCGCGTACCGCTGCTGCACGACCTGGAACGGCCCAGCGTGCTGATCGGCTTCCCGGCCGACGCGGGCGGGCTCACCTGCGTCGACCTGGACTTCTACCGGGCCGGCGCCGCGTGCGTGGAACACCTGGTCGCGCTCGGCCACCGATCGCTGGCACTGCTCGGCGCGCCCGCGGTCGTCTACGAACGCGACACCGGATACGCCCGGCGCACCCGCTCCGGCTTCCTGGAGACCGCCCGGCGCCACGGCGCGGCCGCGATCGCGCAGCCGTGCGAGGAGACCTACCCGGCGGTCCGCGACGGGCTCGCCCGGCTGCTCGCCGAACGCCCCGACCTGACCGGCCTGGTCGTGCACAACGAGGCCGCGGTCGCGCACGTGCTCGCCGCGCTCCCGGCGCTCGGCCGGCGCGTGCCCCGCGACATGTCCGTGGTCGCGATCTGCCCGGACGAACTGGCGGAGCGCTCCGACCCGGCGCTGTCCTCGGTGCTGATACCGGCCGAGGAGGTCGGCCGGCAGGCGGTGTCGCTGCTGATCAGCAAGGTCGAGGGCGAGCCGGTCCCGGACGCCACGCTGCTCGACCCGCGCCTGACCGCCCGCGCCAGCACCGCCTCCGCCCGCCCGGCGATCTCCCTCTCGGCCGGCCTCGACGGCTGA
- a CDS encoding glycoside hydrolase family 3 C-terminal domain-containing protein, with protein sequence MSELQRTDFRDPEQALSSRVEDLLGRLTLAEKVALLHQYQAAVPRLGVERFRTGQEALHGVAWLGPATVFPQAIGLASSWDPDLVRRVGAAVGDEVRGHHHKDPERAGLNVWAPVVNPLRDPRWGRNEEGYAEDPWLTGVMGTAYAQGLRGDHPFYLRTAPTLKHFLGYNNETDRALTSSNLPPRVLHDYELPAFRAPLDAGAAVAVMASYNLVNGVPAHLSPLIAEELADVLVVGDAAAVSNIARDQRVLPDHVEGFAAALRAGVDCMTEDGDDSGPTLRHLTEALDRGLIDESHVDAAARRILTVRFRLGEFDPPERNPYAATTADAINCAAHQALAREAARASVVLLRNDCGPLLPLTAGARVAVIGPLGDTVHEDWYSGSLPYQVTPYRAIAGRGPATFTEGVDRIAVQTPRGYVSGPDDGPLRGDADTPGHYDVLDYGYGVIALRAVANGRFTAVSEPGGPLVADQPGPNGWEVHETFDTADAGDGRLHLRHRQTGRWIALGDDGLLRASATTAADAVPLTVDLILDGTGAAVAAAADADVAVVVLGNHPMVNGRETEDRPGLGLPASAESLLRAVHAANPRTVLALTSSYPYAIDATGVPAVLWSAHGGQEHGTALADVLFGADTDGHPVDAAGRLTQTWYRSEAELPDPLDYDIVATDATYLYYRGTPLFPFGHGLSYTRFTYRDLRLNATTIGPDGTVEVSAEVTNAGDRAGVEVVQLYTHQQRSRVKQPLRALRGFARIRLQPGESTRVTLPLRAADLAFWDVTRGRPVIEAARHTVAIGRSSADLALTTTLTVRGERIPDRDPSAPLRAVDNDDYDGVLPTHHDMLTATRADAWAAFEHVHFRDQAWVRVRGTGPGTVTLRLDDPAGPVLATVELPAPLGEVTAPVPPVGGVRDLFLVYGGAGITVSDMTFTVTGRGGGG encoded by the coding sequence GTGAGCGAACTTCAGCGCACCGACTTCCGCGACCCCGAGCAAGCGCTTTCCTCCCGGGTCGAGGACCTGCTCGGCCGACTCACCCTCGCGGAGAAGGTCGCGCTGCTGCATCAGTACCAGGCAGCGGTGCCGCGCCTCGGCGTGGAACGGTTCCGGACCGGCCAGGAAGCGCTGCACGGCGTCGCCTGGCTCGGGCCGGCCACCGTGTTCCCGCAGGCGATCGGCCTCGCCAGCAGCTGGGACCCGGACCTGGTCCGCCGGGTCGGCGCCGCGGTCGGCGACGAGGTGCGCGGCCACCACCACAAGGACCCGGAACGCGCCGGGCTCAACGTGTGGGCGCCGGTGGTCAACCCGCTGCGCGACCCCCGCTGGGGCCGCAACGAGGAAGGCTACGCCGAGGACCCGTGGCTGACCGGCGTGATGGGCACCGCCTACGCCCAGGGCCTGCGCGGCGACCACCCGTTCTACCTGCGCACCGCGCCCACGCTCAAACACTTCCTCGGCTACAACAACGAGACCGACCGGGCGCTGACGTCCAGCAACCTGCCGCCGCGCGTCCTGCACGACTACGAGCTGCCCGCGTTCCGGGCACCGCTCGACGCCGGCGCCGCGGTCGCGGTGATGGCCTCCTACAACCTGGTCAACGGCGTGCCCGCGCACCTCAGCCCGCTGATCGCGGAGGAACTGGCGGACGTGCTGGTGGTCGGCGACGCGGCCGCGGTCTCCAACATCGCCCGCGACCAGCGCGTGCTGCCCGACCACGTCGAGGGATTCGCGGCCGCGCTGCGGGCCGGCGTGGACTGCATGACCGAGGACGGCGACGACTCCGGGCCGACGCTGCGGCACCTGACCGAGGCGCTGGACCGCGGCCTGATCGACGAGTCGCACGTGGACGCCGCCGCCCGCCGCATCCTGACCGTGCGGTTCCGGCTCGGCGAGTTCGACCCGCCGGAGCGCAACCCGTACGCGGCGACCACCGCGGACGCGATCAACTGCGCCGCTCACCAGGCCCTCGCCCGCGAGGCCGCGCGCGCCTCCGTGGTGCTGCTGAGGAACGACTGCGGGCCGCTCCTGCCGCTGACCGCCGGCGCCCGGGTCGCGGTGATCGGCCCGCTCGGCGACACCGTGCACGAGGACTGGTACTCCGGCAGCCTGCCCTACCAGGTCACGCCGTACCGGGCGATCGCCGGGCGCGGGCCGGCCACGTTCACCGAGGGCGTCGACCGGATCGCCGTGCAGACCCCGCGCGGGTACGTGTCCGGGCCGGACGACGGCCCACTGCGCGGCGACGCGGACACCCCCGGCCACTACGACGTGCTCGACTACGGGTACGGCGTGATCGCGCTCCGCGCCGTCGCGAACGGGCGGTTCACCGCGGTGTCCGAACCCGGCGGGCCGCTCGTCGCCGACCAGCCCGGCCCGAACGGCTGGGAGGTCCACGAGACGTTCGACACCGCGGACGCCGGCGACGGACGGCTGCACCTGCGGCACCGGCAGACCGGCCGGTGGATCGCGCTCGGCGACGACGGGCTGCTGCGCGCGTCCGCGACGACCGCCGCGGACGCGGTACCGCTCACCGTCGACCTGATCCTCGACGGCACCGGTGCCGCGGTGGCCGCCGCCGCGGACGCGGACGTGGCCGTGGTCGTGCTCGGCAACCACCCCATGGTCAACGGCCGGGAGACCGAGGACCGGCCCGGCCTCGGCCTGCCCGCGTCCGCGGAGTCGCTGCTGCGCGCCGTGCACGCCGCCAACCCACGCACCGTGCTCGCGCTGACCAGCAGCTACCCGTACGCGATCGACGCGACCGGCGTCCCCGCGGTGCTCTGGTCCGCGCACGGCGGCCAGGAACACGGCACCGCGCTCGCCGACGTGCTCTTCGGCGCGGACACCGACGGGCACCCGGTCGACGCGGCCGGACGGCTCACCCAGACCTGGTACCGGTCCGAGGCGGAACTGCCGGACCCGCTCGACTACGACATCGTCGCCACCGACGCCACCTACCTCTACTACCGGGGCACACCGCTGTTCCCGTTCGGGCACGGGCTCAGCTACACCCGGTTCACCTACCGGGACCTGCGGCTCAACGCGACCACGATCGGCCCGGACGGCACCGTCGAGGTGTCCGCCGAGGTCACCAACGCCGGGGACCGCGCCGGCGTGGAGGTCGTGCAGCTCTACACGCACCAGCAGCGCTCCCGGGTCAAACAGCCGCTGCGAGCACTGCGCGGCTTCGCCCGGATCCGCCTCCAACCCGGCGAGAGCACCCGCGTCACGCTGCCCCTGCGCGCGGCCGACCTGGCGTTCTGGGACGTCACCCGCGGCCGGCCGGTGATCGAGGCGGCCCGGCACACCGTCGCGATCGGACGGTCCAGCGCCGACCTCGCGCTGACCACCACGCTCACCGTGCGCGGCGAACGGATCCCGGACCGCGACCCGTCCGCGCCGCTGCGCGCCGTGGACAACGACGACTACGACGGCGTGCTGCCCACGCACCACGACATGCTCACCGCCACCCGCGCGGACGCCTGGGCCGCGTTCGAACACGTCCACTTCCGGGACCAGGCGTGGGTACGGGTCCGCGGCACCGGCCCGGGCACGGTCACGCTGCGGCTCGACGACCCGGCCGGGCCGGTGCTGGCCACCGTCGAACTGCCCGCCCCGCTCGGCGAGGTGACCGCGCCGGTGCCACCGGTGGGTGGTGTACGCGACCTGTTCCTCGTCTACGGCGGCGCGGGCATTACGGTGAGCGATATGACGTTCACGGTGACCGGGAGGGGCGGCGGTGGCTGA
- a CDS encoding ROK family transcriptional regulator: protein MQTGPQPADFADVRATNLAVVLRHVRAHGPVSRAGIAAATGLNKATVSSLVADLIERRLLRETGLAENRIGRPATMLVLDGSAYAAIGIEVTGDHLTAVAVDLAGEQLLSWRRAFAGRSESGRGVSAIAALAGRAASRAAAQGRQVLGLTVGVPGLVDEAGAVHRADALGWSGVDLRGDLIKALRKPEYEVAVDNDANLAALAEQRYGGHAGARNLIYVAGETGLGAGLIVDGRLLRGGRGFTGEIGRLQLHGGTLQELAGIESLIQRALPDADAEGPIADFAPEVERVAAAARAGDAQALAALRDVGRHLGHGLSMLVSLLDPEVIVLGGYFVPLTEWLLPAVRAEIGVEPGGVTLAGSAVGPGAAATGGAARVLDALDAGVLPTLTA, encoded by the coding sequence ATGCAGACCGGCCCGCAGCCGGCCGACTTCGCCGACGTGCGGGCGACCAACCTGGCCGTCGTGCTGCGCCACGTGCGCGCGCACGGCCCGGTCTCCCGGGCCGGCATCGCGGCCGCCACCGGGCTGAACAAGGCCACGGTCTCCAGCCTGGTCGCGGACCTGATCGAGCGCCGCCTGCTGCGCGAGACCGGCCTGGCGGAGAACCGGATCGGCCGGCCCGCCACCATGCTGGTGCTGGACGGCTCGGCGTACGCGGCGATCGGCATCGAGGTCACCGGCGACCACCTGACCGCGGTCGCGGTCGACCTGGCCGGAGAGCAGCTGCTCTCCTGGCGCCGTGCGTTCGCCGGCCGGTCCGAGTCCGGCCGCGGCGTCAGCGCGATCGCGGCGCTGGCCGGGCGGGCCGCGTCCCGGGCGGCCGCGCAGGGCCGGCAGGTGCTCGGCCTGACCGTGGGCGTGCCCGGCCTGGTCGACGAGGCCGGCGCGGTGCACCGCGCGGACGCGCTCGGGTGGTCCGGCGTCGACCTGCGCGGTGACCTGATCAAGGCGCTGCGCAAGCCGGAGTACGAGGTGGCCGTGGACAACGACGCGAACCTCGCCGCGCTCGCCGAGCAGCGCTACGGCGGCCACGCCGGCGCGCGGAACCTGATCTACGTGGCCGGCGAGACCGGTCTCGGCGCCGGCCTGATCGTCGACGGCCGGTTGCTGCGCGGCGGGCGCGGCTTCACCGGCGAGATCGGCCGGCTCCAGCTGCACGGCGGCACGTTGCAGGAACTGGCCGGCATCGAGTCGCTGATCCAGCGCGCGCTGCCGGACGCGGACGCGGAGGGCCCGATCGCCGACTTCGCGCCGGAGGTGGAGCGGGTCGCCGCCGCGGCCCGGGCCGGCGACGCCCAGGCGCTCGCGGCACTGCGCGACGTGGGCCGCCACCTCGGGCACGGCCTGTCCATGCTGGTCAGTCTGCTCGACCCGGAGGTGATCGTGCTCGGCGGCTACTTCGTGCCGCTGACCGAGTGGCTGCTCCCGGCCGTGCGGGCGGAGATCGGCGTGGAGCCCGGCGGCGTGACGCTCGCCGGTTCCGCGGTCGGGCCGGGCGCGGCCGCGACCGGTGGCGCGGCCCGCGTGCTGGACGCGCTGGACGCCGGCGTGCTGCCGACGCTCACGGCCTGA
- a CDS encoding extracellular solute-binding protein → MVGLGAASVAGGGLLTGCSREPGSTGSATNADAASAVVPDHKPVQLVQPDIKGTPPVADGYVKYPSSTVAAITEKPGTSGTPISATTPWWGPPPPATGQNAYVDAVNTALGVPIQFSVQDGNTYSEKVNAMVGARDVPELLVIPGWDIGRIARFSEGAHVLFEDLTPFLAKEKGANYPMLAGLPTAAWKDSVWGGKLMGVPFPTDSPFPYALFHRKDLAEAAGLADPTNLDELYAYGKKLTDPGKGVWAFGDIAAEVQQALGVPGSQQGWRKNPDGTLVHKYETPEYKQAVEFMIRIHRDGLMHPDLAGSKGGDANALLRAGKVVCWQGGLGVWRGLQRDEARVNPQFNLQPIKVFGAAPGQKPVRWQGTPGIIWTFVKKGLGQARTEELLRVLNWTAAPFGTKEYELREYGVEGTHFTRAADGTPVTNDLYTKEFANQFGFLGGRPAVIVGGADVPNYAQDFLTWANDAIQYAEPDPWTGIKVETPTRIATIAQPTEDKLTDIMRGRRPITDLESIVTEWRNTGGDEAREFYAKVLADNGR, encoded by the coding sequence ATGGTCGGCCTGGGTGCCGCGTCCGTGGCCGGCGGCGGCCTGCTGACCGGCTGCAGCCGGGAGCCGGGCTCCACCGGGTCCGCCACGAACGCGGACGCGGCCAGCGCGGTCGTGCCGGACCACAAGCCGGTCCAGCTGGTGCAGCCGGACATCAAGGGCACGCCGCCGGTCGCGGACGGCTACGTCAAGTACCCGTCCAGCACGGTCGCCGCGATCACCGAGAAGCCGGGCACCAGCGGCACCCCGATCTCCGCGACCACGCCCTGGTGGGGCCCGCCGCCGCCGGCCACCGGGCAGAACGCCTACGTGGACGCGGTGAACACCGCGCTCGGCGTGCCGATCCAGTTCAGCGTGCAGGACGGCAACACGTACAGCGAGAAGGTCAACGCGATGGTCGGCGCGCGGGACGTGCCGGAGCTGCTGGTCATCCCGGGCTGGGACATCGGGCGCATCGCCCGCTTCTCCGAGGGCGCGCACGTGCTGTTCGAGGACCTCACGCCGTTCCTCGCGAAGGAGAAGGGCGCGAACTACCCGATGCTGGCCGGGCTGCCCACCGCGGCGTGGAAGGACTCGGTCTGGGGCGGGAAGCTGATGGGCGTGCCGTTCCCGACGGACAGCCCGTTCCCGTACGCGCTGTTCCACCGCAAGGACCTCGCGGAGGCGGCCGGGCTGGCCGACCCGACGAACCTGGACGAGCTGTACGCGTACGGCAAGAAGCTCACCGACCCGGGCAAGGGCGTCTGGGCGTTCGGTGACATCGCGGCCGAGGTGCAGCAGGCGCTCGGCGTGCCCGGCTCGCAGCAGGGCTGGCGGAAGAACCCGGACGGCACGCTCGTGCACAAGTACGAGACCCCGGAGTACAAGCAGGCCGTCGAGTTCATGATCCGAATCCACCGGGACGGCCTGATGCACCCGGACCTGGCCGGCAGCAAGGGCGGTGACGCGAACGCGCTGCTCCGCGCCGGCAAGGTGGTCTGCTGGCAGGGCGGTCTCGGCGTCTGGCGCGGCCTGCAGCGCGACGAGGCCCGGGTCAACCCGCAGTTCAACCTCCAGCCGATCAAGGTGTTCGGCGCCGCGCCCGGGCAGAAGCCGGTCCGCTGGCAGGGCACGCCCGGCATCATCTGGACGTTCGTCAAGAAGGGCCTCGGCCAGGCCCGCACCGAGGAACTGCTGCGCGTGCTCAACTGGACCGCCGCGCCGTTCGGCACCAAGGAGTACGAGCTGCGCGAGTACGGCGTGGAGGGCACCCACTTCACCCGCGCGGCGGACGGCACCCCGGTCACCAACGACCTCTACACCAAGGAGTTCGCGAACCAGTTCGGCTTCCTCGGCGGGCGCCCGGCGGTCATCGTCGGCGGCGCGGACGTGCCGAACTACGCGCAGGACTTCCTCACCTGGGCCAACGACGCGATCCAGTACGCCGAACCGGACCCGTGGACCGGCATCAAGGTGGAGACGCCCACCAGGATCGCCACGATCGCGCAGCCCACCGAGGACAAGCTGACCGACATCATGCGCGGCCGCCGGCCGATCACCGACCTGGAGTCGATCGTCACCGAGTGGCGCAACACCGGCGGTGACGAGGCCCGCGAGTTCTACGCCAAAGTCCTGGCCGACAACGGCCGATGA
- a CDS encoding ABC transporter permease, producing the protein MSAPNAVEVAGPDDAPAQPLAEIPATRHRRHRRNRRNLRDRLRRDWPLLLMVVPAFLLVLVFHYVPTLGNVVAFQDYNPFAGDSPLEAFLYSEWIGFGNFEALFKDPSFWDSLRNTLAILVFQLVFYFPLPIVLALLLHSVLSPRLRSFIQSVVYLPHFFSWVLVVSFFQLMLGGAGLLAQVVRDAGYTPPDIMTNPDAFIVLVTSQAVWKDAGWGMIIFLAALAAIDPTLYEAAAADGAGRWRRLWHITLPGLRSVIILLLILRLGDALNVGFEQFILQRDAVGRQAAEVLDTYVYYRGVVVQQYGIGAAAGLFKAAVGLVLILAANKIAHRFGEQGIYQKS; encoded by the coding sequence ATGAGCGCACCGAACGCGGTCGAGGTGGCCGGGCCGGATGACGCACCGGCCCAGCCCCTCGCCGAGATCCCCGCCACCCGCCACCGCCGCCACCGCCGCAACCGCCGCAACCTCCGGGACCGGCTGCGCCGCGACTGGCCGCTGCTGCTCATGGTCGTACCGGCGTTCCTGCTGGTCCTGGTCTTTCACTACGTGCCGACGCTGGGCAACGTGGTCGCGTTCCAGGACTACAACCCGTTCGCCGGCGACTCGCCGCTGGAGGCGTTCCTCTACAGCGAGTGGATCGGCTTCGGCAACTTCGAGGCGCTGTTCAAGGACCCGTCGTTCTGGGACTCGCTGCGCAACACGCTCGCCATCCTGGTCTTCCAGCTGGTCTTCTACTTCCCGCTGCCGATCGTCCTGGCGCTGCTGCTGCACAGCGTGCTGTCGCCGAGGCTGCGGTCGTTCATCCAGAGCGTGGTCTACCTGCCGCACTTCTTCAGCTGGGTGCTGGTCGTCTCGTTCTTCCAGCTGATGCTGGGCGGCGCCGGGCTGCTCGCCCAGGTCGTCCGGGACGCCGGCTACACGCCGCCGGACATCATGACGAACCCGGACGCGTTCATCGTGCTGGTCACGTCGCAGGCGGTCTGGAAGGACGCCGGCTGGGGCATGATCATCTTCCTGGCCGCGCTGGCCGCGATCGACCCGACGCTCTACGAGGCCGCCGCGGCCGACGGCGCCGGACGCTGGCGCCGGCTGTGGCACATCACGCTGCCCGGCCTGCGCTCCGTCATCATCCTGCTGCTCATCCTGCGGCTCGGCGACGCGCTCAACGTCGGCTTCGAGCAGTTCATCCTGCAACGCGACGCGGTCGGCCGGCAGGCCGCCGAGGTCCTCGACACCTACGTCTACTACCGCGGCGTGGTCGTCCAGCAGTACGGCATCGGTGCCGCGGCGGGCCTGTTCAAGGCCGCGGTCGGGCTGGTCCTGATCCTGGCCGCCAACAAGATCGCACACCGGTTCGGCGAGCAAGGGATCTATCAAAAATCATGA
- a CDS encoding carbohydrate ABC transporter permease: MTVVAPRRTSRRPVWAEKPSVLGQLGKGTILTLVTAAVLVPLWVVLVTSLSSAETINEAGGYVIVPREFDPSAYVVIFSGGLIGRAVWISTLITFIGTAISLTLTVLAAYGLSRSNSVAHRPLLFYFLLTFLIYPGMIPSYLVVTGLGLKNNLLALTLPTAIQAFNLVVLRAFFMNIPAELLDSARIDGAGEFRILTRIVLPLSKAVVAVIGLFYAVGYWNAFFNAILYIDRNDLQPLQRLLQGYILLGQAPPNVGGGAVVHIPGIGYSAPPSLAIKMAVVIVTVIPALIVYPFIQRHFTKGVIIGAVKG; the protein is encoded by the coding sequence ATGACTGTCGTCGCGCCGCGTCGCACCTCCCGCCGCCCGGTCTGGGCGGAGAAGCCCAGCGTCCTCGGCCAGCTCGGCAAGGGCACCATCCTGACGCTGGTCACCGCCGCCGTCCTGGTCCCGCTCTGGGTCGTGCTGGTCACCAGCCTCTCCTCGGCCGAAACGATCAACGAGGCCGGCGGCTACGTGATCGTTCCGCGCGAGTTCGACCCGTCCGCCTACGTCGTGATCTTCTCCGGCGGGCTGATCGGCCGCGCGGTCTGGATCAGCACGCTGATCACGTTCATCGGCACCGCGATCAGCCTCACGCTCACCGTGCTCGCCGCCTACGGCCTGTCCCGCAGCAACTCCGTCGCGCACCGGCCGCTGCTGTTCTACTTCCTGCTCACATTCCTGATCTACCCGGGCATGATCCCGTCGTACCTGGTGGTCACCGGCCTCGGGCTCAAGAACAACCTGCTCGCGCTCACGCTGCCGACCGCGATCCAGGCGTTCAACCTGGTGGTGCTGCGCGCGTTCTTCATGAACATCCCGGCCGAGCTGCTCGACAGCGCCCGGATCGACGGCGCCGGCGAGTTCCGCATCCTCACCCGCATCGTGCTGCCGCTGTCCAAGGCGGTCGTCGCCGTCATCGGCCTGTTCTACGCGGTCGGCTACTGGAACGCGTTCTTCAACGCCATCCTCTACATCGACCGCAACGACCTGCAGCCGCTGCAACGCCTGCTCCAGGGCTACATCCTGCTCGGCCAGGCCCCACCCAACGTCGGCGGCGGCGCCGTCGTGCACATCCCCGGCATCGGCTACTCCGCCCCGCCCAGCCTCGCCATCAAGATGGCCGTCGTCATCGTCACGGTCATCCCGGCCCTGATCGTCTACCCGTTCATCCAGCGCCACTTCACCAAGGGCGTCATCATCGGCGCGGTCAAGGGCTGA